A part of Clarias gariepinus isolate MV-2021 ecotype Netherlands chromosome 14, CGAR_prim_01v2, whole genome shotgun sequence genomic DNA contains:
- the LOC128541061 gene encoding proton channel OTOP3-like isoform X1, whose product MQAETRETEELELDSDNDLKKTSDLEDEEGSDSEQAVVLWVPTGRRLISGLFGINVVLLGAALVAGNTLNADGRPHNKPGVFLLLLMGLSVVWMMWYLLWTRRWPGAAPHTDHHAGGTTVLLVLLLFSGFSLLLCVFMMAYNCMMVKCQSSTKVLQPFFQTPFLILQTYLLWAHSKDCIHKHRALTRFGLMLTLCTDVLLWLNAVTDDSIHMEIEMERQYNESIRHVKLDDGENMMKCKCRKQPVCAALRKGYEVLYPFNMEFSLLASCMLYVMWKNVERHVIGSHSGQAQKITLRIVRRGGILFGLIFGVLVLIIGIVVFLVYQVWVGQKVRRVDAFLMFYYFHLCVMPAMALCSLMGMLVYHWKESKGKNQHQVSKAKHEGGVIKNPTRSLDIVLLLGAGLGQLSLSYFSLVAALAVGVGGILENLHLSYSLLSLLELVLQNIFIIQGLHSHTHPHTPSHTHSVKNEMDGERDEAELTCEQMIKKGENTERGESSPCPKPDAHHRSKRVIQEICAFLILANIMLWVIPAFGAHPQFESGVGKDFFGFSVWFVLVNLSQPLTVFYRMHSVGALIELLISA is encoded by the exons ATGCAGGCTGAAACTAGAGAAACAGAGGAACTGGAGCTGGACTCAGACAATGACCTGAAAAAGACCAGTGACTTGGAGGATGAAGAGGGCAGTGATTCTGAGCAGGCTGTGGTCCTGTGGGTTCCTACAGGACGTAGACTTATTTCTGGACTTTTTGGGATCAACGTAGTGCTGCTGGGAGCCGCGCTGGTCGCCGGCAACACTTTAAACGCGGATGGACGTCCTCATAATAAGCCTGGAGTGTTTCTCCTGCTGCTGATGGGGCTCAGTGTGGTGTGGATGATGTGGTACCTGCTGTGGACACGACGGTGGCCTGGAGCAGCTCCACACACTGATCATCACGCGGGGGGTACTACAGTCCTTT tggtcCTCTTGCTGTTttcaggattcagtttgctgctgtgtgtgttcatgATGGCGTACAACTGCATGATGGTGAAATGTCAGTCATCAACTAAAGTGCTTCAGCCCTTCTTCCAGACTCCATTCCTCATCCTGCAG ACCTACCTGCTCTGGGCTCATTCCAAAGACTGCATCCACAAACACAGAGCCCTCACCAG gtTTGGACTAATGCTAACCCTGTGTACAGATGTCTTGTTATGGCTGAATGCAGTAACAGATGACAGCATCCACATGGAGATAGAAATGGAGAGACAGTACAATGAGTCCAtcagacatgtgaaattag ATGATGGTGAGAATATGATGAAGTGTAAGTGCAGAAAGCAGCCAGTGTGCGCCGCTCTGCGTAAAGGTTATGAGGTCCTGTATCCCTTCAACATGGAGTTCAGCCTGCTAGCTAGCTGCATGCTCTATGTCATGTGGAAGAACGTGGAGCGTCATGTGATTGGATCCCACTCCGGCCAGGCCCAGAAGATCACGCTGCGGATCGTGCGCCGTGGTGGAATCTTATTCGGGTTGATCTTTGGTGTTTTGGTGCTGATCATTGGGATTGTGGTGTTCCTGGTGTACCAGGTGTGGGTTGGGCAGAAAGTGCGACGTGTGGATGCTTTTCTCATGTTCTACTACTTTCACCTTTGCGTCATGCCTGCTATGGCTCTGTGCTCGCTGATGGGGATGCTGGTTTACCACTGGAAAGAGAGTAAAGGCAAAAACCAGCATCAAGTAAGCAAAGCCAAACATGAAGGAGGTGTGATTAAAAACCCGACACGCAGTCTGGACATAGTGCTGCTCCTCGGTGCTGGCCTCGGCCAGCTCTCACTCTCGTACTTCTCGCTGGTGGCTGCTTTGGCTGTCGGAGTCGGAGGCATTCTTGAAAATCTACACCTGTCATATTCACTGCTCAGCCTGCTGGAGCTTGTGTTGCAGAACATCTTCATTATCCAGGGTctgcactctcacacacacccacacacaccatcacacacccacTCAGTCAAGAACGAGATGGATGGTGAGAGGGATGAGGCAGAGCTCACCTGTGAG CAGATGATTAAGAAAGGAGAGAATACAGAGAGAGGAGAATCGTCGCCATGTCCGAAACCAGACGCTCATCACCGGAGTAAGAGGGTCATCCAGGAGATCTGTGCTTTCCTCATCCTCGCTAACATTATG ctgTGGGTGATCCCAGCGTTTGGAGCACACCCTCAGTTCGAGAGCGGAGTAGGGAAGGATTTCTTCGGGTTCTCGGTGTGGTTCGTGTTGGTGAATCTCAGCCAGCCGCTCACCGTCTTCTACAGGATGCACTCTGTAGGCGCGCTGATAGAGCTGCTCATCTCTGCATGA
- the LOC128541061 gene encoding proton channel OTOP3-like isoform X2: MQAETRETEELELDSDNDLKKTSDLEDEEGSDSEQAVVLWVPTGRRLISGLFGINVVLLGAALVAGNTLNADGRPHNKPGVFLLLLMGLSVVWMMWYLLWTRRWPGAAPHTDHHAGGTTVLLVLLLFSGFSLLLCVFMMAYNCMMVKCQSSTKVLQPFFQTPFLILQTYLLWAHSKDCIHKHRALTRFGLMLTLCTDVLLWLNAVTDDSIHMEIEMERQYNESIRHVKLDDGENMMKCKCRKQPVCAALRKGYEVLYPFNMEFSLLASCMLYVMWKNVERHVIGSHSGQAQKITLRIVRRGGILFGLIFGVLVLIIGIVVFLVYQVWVGQKVRRVDAFLMFYYFHLCVMPAMALCSLMGMLVYHWKESKGKNQHQVSKAKHEGGVIKNPTRSLDIVLLLGAGLGQLSLSYFSLVAALAVGVGGILENLHLSYSLLSLLELVLQNIFIIQGLHSHTHPHTPSHTHSVKNEMDGERDEAELTCEMIKKGENTERGESSPCPKPDAHHRSKRVIQEICAFLILANIMLWVIPAFGAHPQFESGVGKDFFGFSVWFVLVNLSQPLTVFYRMHSVGALIELLISA, from the exons ATGCAGGCTGAAACTAGAGAAACAGAGGAACTGGAGCTGGACTCAGACAATGACCTGAAAAAGACCAGTGACTTGGAGGATGAAGAGGGCAGTGATTCTGAGCAGGCTGTGGTCCTGTGGGTTCCTACAGGACGTAGACTTATTTCTGGACTTTTTGGGATCAACGTAGTGCTGCTGGGAGCCGCGCTGGTCGCCGGCAACACTTTAAACGCGGATGGACGTCCTCATAATAAGCCTGGAGTGTTTCTCCTGCTGCTGATGGGGCTCAGTGTGGTGTGGATGATGTGGTACCTGCTGTGGACACGACGGTGGCCTGGAGCAGCTCCACACACTGATCATCACGCGGGGGGTACTACAGTCCTTT tggtcCTCTTGCTGTTttcaggattcagtttgctgctgtgtgtgttcatgATGGCGTACAACTGCATGATGGTGAAATGTCAGTCATCAACTAAAGTGCTTCAGCCCTTCTTCCAGACTCCATTCCTCATCCTGCAG ACCTACCTGCTCTGGGCTCATTCCAAAGACTGCATCCACAAACACAGAGCCCTCACCAG gtTTGGACTAATGCTAACCCTGTGTACAGATGTCTTGTTATGGCTGAATGCAGTAACAGATGACAGCATCCACATGGAGATAGAAATGGAGAGACAGTACAATGAGTCCAtcagacatgtgaaattag ATGATGGTGAGAATATGATGAAGTGTAAGTGCAGAAAGCAGCCAGTGTGCGCCGCTCTGCGTAAAGGTTATGAGGTCCTGTATCCCTTCAACATGGAGTTCAGCCTGCTAGCTAGCTGCATGCTCTATGTCATGTGGAAGAACGTGGAGCGTCATGTGATTGGATCCCACTCCGGCCAGGCCCAGAAGATCACGCTGCGGATCGTGCGCCGTGGTGGAATCTTATTCGGGTTGATCTTTGGTGTTTTGGTGCTGATCATTGGGATTGTGGTGTTCCTGGTGTACCAGGTGTGGGTTGGGCAGAAAGTGCGACGTGTGGATGCTTTTCTCATGTTCTACTACTTTCACCTTTGCGTCATGCCTGCTATGGCTCTGTGCTCGCTGATGGGGATGCTGGTTTACCACTGGAAAGAGAGTAAAGGCAAAAACCAGCATCAAGTAAGCAAAGCCAAACATGAAGGAGGTGTGATTAAAAACCCGACACGCAGTCTGGACATAGTGCTGCTCCTCGGTGCTGGCCTCGGCCAGCTCTCACTCTCGTACTTCTCGCTGGTGGCTGCTTTGGCTGTCGGAGTCGGAGGCATTCTTGAAAATCTACACCTGTCATATTCACTGCTCAGCCTGCTGGAGCTTGTGTTGCAGAACATCTTCATTATCCAGGGTctgcactctcacacacacccacacacaccatcacacacccacTCAGTCAAGAACGAGATGGATGGTGAGAGGGATGAGGCAGAGCTCACCTGTGAG ATGATTAAGAAAGGAGAGAATACAGAGAGAGGAGAATCGTCGCCATGTCCGAAACCAGACGCTCATCACCGGAGTAAGAGGGTCATCCAGGAGATCTGTGCTTTCCTCATCCTCGCTAACATTATG ctgTGGGTGATCCCAGCGTTTGGAGCACACCCTCAGTTCGAGAGCGGAGTAGGGAAGGATTTCTTCGGGTTCTCGGTGTGGTTCGTGTTGGTGAATCTCAGCCAGCCGCTCACCGTCTTCTACAGGATGCACTCTGTAGGCGCGCTGATAGAGCTGCTCATCTCTGCATGA